The Zingiber officinale cultivar Zhangliang chromosome 9A, Zo_v1.1, whole genome shotgun sequence genome window below encodes:
- the LOC122018946 gene encoding origin of replication complex subunit 2-like, whose translation MNVGVHEMTMEDEEDDFMLSRNYFLAKEIGSSSRKKSSQKHVVDINHVDEQVLRKEVFDIPVKHENEIQHLIKSYRNLYPKWLFELRCGFGLLMYGFGSKKALLEDFASTSLTDFGVVVINGYLPSNNLKQALITLAEVLSDQLKHERKSSTRSKSNTEHTFSSLSIEDLLSFLNVQLPQDNNCFVCVIIHNIDGPSLRDPDSQQYLAQLASCSRVCMVASIDHVNAPLLWDKKMVHTQFKWSWHHVPTFAPYKAEGNFFPLILANYGNAQTTKTALVVLQSLTPNAQSVFKILAEHQLANEKEGMPNSTLYTKCRARFLVSNQVTLNSHLTEFKDHELVKARRHSDGQDCFYIPLPSEALSKLLQELA comes from the exons ATGAATGTTGGGGTTCATGAGATGACTAtggaggatgaagaagatgacttCATGCTGTCAAGAAATTACTTCCTTGCCAAAGAAATTGGCAGCTCTTCAAGGAAGAAATCCTCGCAAAAACACGTCGTCGACATCAATCATGTTGACGAACAG GTCCTCCGAAAAGAAGTCTTTGATATTCCAGTGAAGCATGAAAACGAAATCCAACATTTAATCAAAAGTTACAGAAATTTATACCCTAAGTGGCTTTTTGAGTTAAG GTGTGGTTTTGGTTTATTAATGTATGGATTTGGTTCTAAAAAAGCCTTGCTCGAGGATTTTGCTTCAACAAGCTTAACTGATTTTGGAGTGGTCGTGATCAATGGCTATCTTCCATCAAACAATCTTAAACAA GCCCTGATAACCCTAGCTGAAGTCCTCTCGGACCAATTAAAACATGAAAGGAAGAGCTCTACAAGAAGCAAATCGAACACTGAACATACTTTTAGTTCTCTGTCAATTGAAGATCTTCTCTCATTTCTGAACGTGCAACTTCCACAAGACAATAACTGTTTTGTCTGTGTTATCATACACAACATTGATGGTCCTTCTTTGAGAGATCCTGATTCACAACAGTATCTTGCGCAATTAGCAAGCTGTTCTAGAGTCTGTATGGTTGCATCGATTGACCATGTGAATGCACCTCTTT TGTGGGACAAGAAGATGGTGCACACTCAGTTCAAGTGGTCGTGGCATCACGTCCCAACTTTTGCCCCTTACAAGGCGGAGGGCAATTTTTTCCCATTGATTTTGGCAAATTATGGCAATGCCCAAACCACGAAAACTGCTTTGGTTGTTCTACAGAGTTTGACACCCAATGCGCAGAGTGTTTTTAAAATCCTTGCCGAGCATCAGCTAGCCAATGAGAAAGAAG GCATGCCAAACAGCACCTTGTACACCAAGTGCCGCGCGCGATTCCTGGTTAGCAACCAAGTAACACTGAATTCCCATCTAACAGAGTTCAAAGACCATGAGTTAGTGAAGGCGAGACGGCACTCAGATGGACAAGATTGTTTCTACATTCCTCTACCCTCTGAAGCACTCAGCAAGCTCTTGCAAGAATTGGCATAA